One genomic window of Aquisalimonas sp. 2447 includes the following:
- a CDS encoding heavy metal translocating P-type ATPase, with protein MVDVRHCFHCGEPVPEDVDLSVTVDGELQPVCCTGCHAVASTILGSGLDAFYRFRPSPTGQPEDLTAADAGRYASFDQERVQQDFVYCAPDGSREASLLVEGLYCAACGWLIERSMGDAEGVEEVRVNPATGRALLRWHPDRVSLSGLMAHMGRLGYRPHPVLADATDTQAEKERKSALRRLIVAGLGMMQAMMFAVALYSGQFHGMESVYEDFLRTVSMLVATPVVLYAGLPIFIGAIRDLRNGRPGMDVPVALAIGGAYSASVWITFAGGPEVYFDSVSMFTFFLLIARYVEMNARHRANATTDALGRLVPSTALRIGGEGEEEIPVRDVLVGDALLVRPGASIPADGRITEGHTSVDESMLTGESDPQPRGPGETVVGGSVNLGSSFRMAVERVGQDTTVSHIGRLLRRAQAQRPGLARLADTAGRWFVTVVLIAAASVFAIWWQVDPTRAFPVTLAMLVATCPCALSLATPTALAAGTNRMAAQGLLVTRADALETLSRVDTVVLDKTGTLTEGRLTLVETRANQRLSADEAVELAAALERHSEHPIARAFPVPRRYQAEATSVTRGGGVEGHVAGQPLRVGRPGWVAELAGEQANEADEQGAWIALGNKQGILARFRLADRLRDDAAEAVAALQARGVHVEIASGDSPGAVAQVAEALGVDRWRPRMSPEDKLERLRELQQQGMTVLMVGDGINDAPVLAGANVSAAMNEGSALAQTSASMILLGGRLARLVAGLGTARGTLRTIRQNMILSASYNASMLPLAALGFIPPWLAAMGMTASSLVVVLNSRRLATVRSRRRGEVSGGRQLAAAQSA; from the coding sequence CAACAGGATTTTGTTTACTGTGCGCCGGACGGCAGTCGTGAGGCGTCGCTGCTGGTGGAGGGGCTCTACTGTGCCGCCTGCGGTTGGCTCATCGAGCGCAGCATGGGCGATGCAGAAGGCGTCGAGGAGGTGCGGGTTAATCCCGCCACCGGGCGAGCGTTGCTGCGATGGCATCCCGACCGGGTGAGCCTCAGTGGTCTCATGGCGCACATGGGCCGGCTCGGCTATAGGCCCCATCCGGTGCTGGCGGACGCCACCGACACCCAGGCGGAGAAAGAGCGCAAGTCCGCGTTGCGGCGGTTGATCGTCGCCGGGCTGGGCATGATGCAGGCGATGATGTTTGCCGTTGCCCTTTACTCCGGCCAGTTCCACGGCATGGAGAGCGTTTACGAGGACTTCCTACGTACCGTGAGCATGCTGGTGGCCACGCCGGTGGTGCTCTATGCCGGGTTGCCCATCTTCATCGGCGCCATCCGCGATCTGCGCAACGGCCGGCCGGGCATGGACGTGCCCGTGGCGCTGGCCATCGGTGGCGCCTACTCCGCCAGCGTCTGGATCACCTTTGCCGGCGGCCCCGAGGTCTACTTCGACTCGGTTAGCATGTTCACGTTCTTCCTGCTCATCGCCCGCTACGTCGAGATGAACGCGCGCCATCGCGCCAATGCGACCACTGATGCGCTCGGTCGGCTTGTCCCGAGCACGGCACTGCGTATCGGGGGCGAGGGCGAAGAGGAAATCCCGGTTCGGGATGTGCTGGTCGGTGATGCCTTGTTGGTGCGCCCGGGCGCCAGCATCCCCGCCGACGGGCGCATCACCGAGGGCCATACCAGTGTCGACGAGTCCATGCTCACCGGCGAGTCGGACCCGCAGCCGCGGGGCCCCGGCGAGACGGTGGTGGGCGGCAGCGTCAACCTGGGCAGCAGTTTCCGGATGGCGGTGGAGCGGGTCGGGCAGGACACCACGGTGTCCCACATCGGCCGGCTACTGCGCCGCGCTCAGGCCCAGCGTCCGGGGCTGGCCCGCCTCGCGGATACCGCCGGTCGCTGGTTCGTGACCGTGGTGCTGATCGCTGCGGCCAGCGTGTTCGCCATCTGGTGGCAGGTGGATCCCACCCGGGCCTTCCCGGTCACCCTGGCCATGCTGGTGGCAACCTGCCCCTGTGCGCTTTCCCTGGCCACACCCACCGCCCTGGCTGCCGGCACCAACCGCATGGCCGCCCAGGGATTGCTGGTCACCAGGGCCGATGCCCTGGAGACGCTCTCCCGGGTGGATACGGTGGTTCTGGACAAGACCGGAACCCTCACCGAGGGCCGGCTGACCCTGGTTGAGACACGGGCAAACCAGCGGCTGTCGGCGGATGAGGCTGTGGAACTTGCAGCGGCGCTGGAGCGACACTCCGAGCACCCGATTGCCCGCGCCTTTCCCGTGCCGCGCCGATACCAGGCGGAGGCCACCAGTGTTACCCGCGGTGGGGGAGTCGAGGGTCACGTGGCCGGTCAGCCACTGCGCGTCGGGCGGCCTGGTTGGGTGGCCGAGCTGGCTGGAGAGCAGGCAAACGAGGCAGACGAGCAGGGGGCCTGGATTGCACTGGGTAACAAGCAGGGCATTCTTGCCCGGTTCCGCCTCGCCGACCGGCTGCGGGACGACGCCGCCGAGGCGGTCGCGGCGCTGCAGGCCCGGGGTGTCCATGTCGAGATCGCCAGCGGCGATTCCCCGGGGGCGGTGGCGCAGGTTGCCGAAGCACTCGGCGTAGACCGCTGGCGTCCCCGCATGAGCCCGGAGGACAAGCTGGAGCGACTGCGTGAACTGCAACAGCAGGGCATGACTGTGTTAATGGTTGGTGACGGCATCAACGACGCCCCGGTACTGGCCGGCGCCAATGTCTCGGCGGCCATGAACGAGGGCAGCGCCCTGGCGCAGACCAGCGCCAGCATGATCCTGCTGGGCGGGCGCCTCGCGCGTTTAGTCGCGGGGCTTGGAACGGCCCGCGGCACACTGCGCACCATTCGCCAGAACATGATTCTGTCGGCGTCCTACAACGCATCCATGCTGCCGCTGGCGGCCCTGGGATTCATCCCGCCCTGGCTGGCGGCCATGGGCATGACCGCCAGTTCCCTGGTCGTGGTTCTGAATTCCCGCCGTCTGGCAACAGTACGCTCGCGGCGTCGTGGTGAGGTGTCGGGGGGCCGTCAGTTGGCGGCAGCGCAGTCGGCGTGA
- a CDS encoding ABC transporter substrate-binding protein, giving the protein MVTATTRVRRGAARALAGALLWAASWSVAQSDATAPEDILWLTEEYAPYNFTEDDGTPSGITIDVLGALWDRLDADINVNDIRVVPWARGYRVAQEDPTACLGATTITDSRRDQFSFIGPYVQARNAVIGPADQADHDFGDVGDLAGMEIGVVRNDIAEELLQEAGAPVRYVRLAEPETMLRMLDGGRFDAIAYNVLVVNWTMRDLGISVDDYAELLLLDEGGMGLACHQDMNPELLQRMRSAMDEMRQDGTLEEIRARYMNGS; this is encoded by the coding sequence ATGGTCACAGCAACAACGAGGGTGCGCCGGGGAGCGGCGCGGGCGTTGGCTGGCGCCCTGCTGTGGGCAGCCTCCTGGTCCGTGGCGCAGAGCGATGCCACCGCACCGGAAGACATCCTGTGGCTGACCGAGGAGTACGCGCCCTACAACTTCACGGAGGACGACGGGACGCCGTCGGGGATCACCATCGATGTCCTCGGCGCACTCTGGGACCGGCTGGATGCAGACATCAACGTCAACGACATCCGCGTCGTACCCTGGGCTCGCGGGTACCGCGTCGCCCAGGAAGATCCGACGGCCTGCCTCGGTGCGACCACCATCACCGACTCGCGGCGGGATCAGTTCAGCTTCATCGGCCCCTATGTCCAAGCCCGTAATGCCGTCATCGGCCCCGCCGACCAGGCCGACCACGACTTCGGCGACGTGGGCGACCTCGCGGGCATGGAGATCGGGGTGGTCCGCAATGACATCGCCGAGGAACTCCTGCAGGAAGCCGGTGCCCCCGTGCGCTATGTGCGCCTCGCCGAACCCGAGACCATGCTGCGCATGCTGGACGGCGGCCGCTTCGACGCGATCGCTTACAACGTGCTGGTGGTCAACTGGACCATGCGGGATCTCGGCATCTCCGTCGACGACTACGCCGAACTCCTGCTGCTGGACGAGGGTGGTATGGGACTCGCCTGCCATCAGGACATGAATCCGGAACTGCTCCAGCGCATGCGTTCGGCAATGGATGAAATGCGACAGGACGGCACCCTGGAGGAGATCCGTGCCCGCTACATGAACGGCAGCTGA